The following are encoded in a window of Roseivirga misakiensis genomic DNA:
- a CDS encoding hybrid sensor histidine kinase/response regulator, giving the protein MPKYLLVFILSCLSLSLKAQAGSELFYRMYADYGLSSDKTTVALQDYLGFMWFGSEEGLNRMIAYSDFEIFRNNREDSISLSNDHVTALFEDSKKRLWIGTANGLNLFNRSTHKFEEILLSKDPTDAASDAIVDVIEDSSGAIWVLCEHRLVKLNGASLEEDIYIELPPNGIFRVQMNRILYAQNEIWVATSQGVLRVQENKFVPINMASGLNVTALAKVQDEIWAGTNGNGVWRYDGDLNLVKHYTKNSTETTLINDFVNDIRLVDEAEMWIATNDGISVISLTGATKQKVYQYDFNNGFSLSDKVLRRIYQDSQGAIWITTPASGISYYHEADNLFNYFGQSEEEGTVKDLMDYSVSSLLTAKDGSTWVGSRKGVSQFDPKSNSFRHFPFSKKISEIVMNVSSIAQCSAEYIWMGTNDGLIKWRGVGRPFEYIMPDKLRGLNIETVMADEDDNILIGTSERGVFLYASVSKVFREVAFELEGSPLEYTPKVNVIKKLEDKIFVGTDEGLYQLNDLILSKVSLSGFNDLPDDIIINDLYQDSQSRIWLGTKQDGALLLSDSLSVIADYSDKSVGIANNDIRSILEDEKGDIWLSTNSGISKLVLKKDSIKKAEVNNYDSTDGLQGEQFIARSGAITTDGRLLFGGLNGLTAFRPDDLEVFRTSQRPNFTGLTVRGEKMKIAEADSPLEKDITLMNGIKLKPNQNDFVILFDALDYVRPDDVVYRYKLEGYDKDWIEKESYGEASYQNIPVGKTFDFVFQSKGRLSPEWSDEQRIKVYVVPYFYQLTWFRFLVCVLILAGIYLIFWLREKRAEQKHQELERLVEERSFTLKEEIKQRKDTEKQLTEALDSAKDANEIKDKFLANMSHEIRTPLNGIMGLTELALDSKLNDEQEDLLKTISSSAGSLKMIVDDILDIAKIESGNLTLVSEPFSVQDLLREVISTFTPEIQKKGIKLQHWVLTDVPAFVMGDAKLIRQVLVNLVSNAVKFTHKGGVTIFVECLRTAGQADLELWFTVEDTGIGIAKSDQEKIFESFSQVDLERNRQYGGTGLGLSISREYVKKMGGELWVESELDKGSIFKFDVKVKAFDMITSDSESEEKTIEQDLQLTGNVLLVEDNLINQKVAVKMLERKGLSVICAEDGQTAIALLESANFDIILMDLMMPLMDGYEATRQIRQGNSSKSNIPIIALTAAAMDGEKEKCMAVGMNGYLAKPVGYKELIDTLVPFLGENRILKIS; this is encoded by the coding sequence ATGCCAAAATACCTGCTTGTATTTATACTAAGCTGTCTCTCTCTGTCTTTAAAGGCGCAAGCAGGAAGCGAACTATTTTATCGAATGTATGCCGACTATGGCCTGTCAAGCGACAAGACAACGGTGGCATTGCAAGACTATTTAGGTTTTATGTGGTTTGGTTCTGAAGAGGGATTGAACCGGATGATCGCGTATTCAGATTTCGAAATTTTCAGAAATAATCGAGAAGATAGCATCAGCCTTTCAAACGACCACGTAACTGCGCTTTTCGAAGATTCTAAAAAAAGACTATGGATCGGTACGGCAAATGGCCTCAACCTCTTTAATAGGAGCACTCACAAATTTGAGGAAATACTACTTTCTAAAGATCCGACAGATGCGGCAAGTGATGCGATTGTTGACGTTATAGAAGATTCAAGTGGAGCAATTTGGGTTCTTTGTGAACACCGTTTGGTCAAACTTAATGGAGCTTCCCTTGAGGAAGATATCTACATCGAATTGCCGCCGAATGGAATATTCCGAGTGCAAATGAATAGAATTCTATATGCACAAAATGAAATTTGGGTCGCCACTTCTCAAGGAGTTTTAAGAGTTCAGGAAAACAAATTTGTTCCGATTAATATGGCAAGCGGACTGAATGTGACTGCCCTGGCGAAAGTCCAAGATGAAATATGGGCAGGTACAAATGGGAATGGTGTTTGGCGATACGATGGCGATTTGAACCTTGTGAAGCACTACACTAAAAACTCTACGGAAACGACACTCATCAACGATTTTGTGAATGATATACGACTTGTTGATGAAGCTGAAATGTGGATTGCCACAAACGATGGGATAAGTGTGATATCATTAACTGGTGCTACTAAACAAAAGGTCTATCAATATGACTTTAATAATGGCTTTTCTCTGAGTGATAAAGTCCTCCGTAGAATTTACCAAGATAGTCAAGGCGCAATTTGGATAACAACCCCTGCATCTGGTATCAGCTACTACCACGAAGCAGATAACTTGTTCAATTATTTTGGGCAGAGTGAGGAAGAAGGAACTGTTAAAGACTTAATGGACTACAGTGTATCCTCTCTCTTAACGGCTAAAGATGGGTCAACATGGGTCGGTTCCAGAAAAGGTGTTTCACAATTTGATCCAAAAAGTAATAGTTTTCGCCACTTCCCTTTTTCTAAAAAAATTAGTGAAATTGTTATGAACGTTTCCTCTATTGCGCAGTGCAGTGCGGAATATATCTGGATGGGAACGAATGATGGATTGATAAAATGGCGAGGAGTCGGCCGCCCTTTTGAATACATTATGCCTGACAAATTGCGTGGGTTAAATATTGAAACCGTAATGGCCGATGAAGATGACAATATTCTGATCGGTACCAGTGAGAGAGGTGTTTTTCTTTACGCCAGTGTGAGCAAAGTCTTTAGAGAAGTTGCTTTTGAACTTGAAGGCTCGCCGCTAGAATACACACCTAAAGTAAATGTGATCAAGAAACTTGAAGACAAGATTTTTGTAGGAACAGATGAAGGCTTGTATCAACTGAATGACCTGATACTCTCAAAGGTGTCATTGAGTGGATTTAATGATCTGCCAGATGATATCATCATTAACGATTTATATCAAGATTCACAGTCGAGGATCTGGTTAGGTACCAAACAGGATGGCGCATTGTTGCTTTCAGATAGCCTTTCGGTGATCGCCGATTATTCCGATAAATCAGTTGGGATAGCAAACAACGATATCAGGTCAATTCTGGAAGATGAGAAAGGTGATATTTGGCTATCTACTAATAGTGGTATCAGTAAACTTGTATTAAAGAAAGACTCGATCAAAAAAGCGGAGGTTAATAACTATGATAGTACCGATGGCCTACAAGGTGAACAATTTATAGCGCGCTCAGGAGCCATTACAACAGATGGCCGTTTATTATTTGGTGGTCTGAATGGACTTACGGCTTTTCGACCAGATGATCTTGAAGTTTTCAGGACAAGTCAGCGCCCAAACTTCACAGGACTAACAGTTAGGGGAGAAAAGATGAAAATCGCTGAAGCCGATTCCCCTTTAGAGAAAGATATTACCTTAATGAATGGCATCAAACTTAAACCAAATCAAAACGATTTTGTGATCCTTTTTGATGCCTTGGACTACGTTCGACCGGATGATGTTGTTTATCGTTATAAGCTGGAAGGTTATGATAAAGATTGGATCGAAAAAGAGAGTTATGGAGAGGCGTCCTATCAAAATATACCCGTCGGAAAAACTTTCGATTTTGTGTTTCAATCTAAAGGTCGCCTTTCACCAGAATGGTCAGATGAGCAGCGCATTAAAGTTTATGTGGTGCCGTATTTTTATCAATTGACTTGGTTCAGATTTCTCGTATGTGTTTTAATCTTGGCCGGTATTTACCTAATCTTTTGGTTGCGGGAGAAACGAGCCGAACAAAAGCATCAAGAACTAGAGAGACTCGTTGAAGAACGATCTTTCACATTGAAGGAGGAGATAAAACAACGCAAGGATACAGAGAAACAATTGACCGAAGCATTGGACTCGGCTAAAGATGCCAATGAAATAAAAGATAAGTTTCTAGCCAATATGAGTCATGAGATTAGGACACCGCTCAATGGCATCATGGGACTTACCGAATTAGCTTTGGACAGTAAGTTAAATGATGAGCAAGAAGATTTATTAAAAACTATATCTAGTTCCGCCGGATCACTCAAAATGATCGTTGACGACATTTTGGATATTGCTAAAATTGAGTCGGGCAATTTGACCCTAGTTTCCGAGCCATTTAGTGTACAAGATTTACTTCGTGAGGTGATCTCAACTTTCACACCTGAGATTCAGAAAAAGGGCATTAAACTGCAGCATTGGGTGCTTACAGATGTCCCTGCCTTTGTTATGGGTGACGCTAAATTGATAAGACAAGTCTTGGTGAACTTAGTTTCGAATGCTGTCAAGTTTACCCATAAAGGAGGCGTAACAATTTTTGTAGAGTGTTTAAGAACAGCAGGGCAAGCCGATTTAGAGTTGTGGTTTACAGTCGAAGACACCGGTATAGGTATTGCCAAATCTGATCAAGAGAAAATATTTGAGAGTTTCAGTCAAGTAGACTTGGAGAGGAACAGACAGTATGGAGGCACTGGATTAGGCCTAAGTATCAGCCGTGAGTATGTGAAAAAGATGGGTGGGGAGCTTTGGGTAGAAAGCGAACTAGACAAAGGATCAATTTTTAAGTTTGACGTCAAAGTCAAGGCATTTGATATGATAACTAGCGATTCTGAGTCTGAGGAGAAAACGATAGAACAAGATTTACAATTGACAGGAAATGTACTCCTAGTAGAAGATAACCTTATCAATCAGAAAGTAGCCGTAAAAATGCTCGAACGAAAAGGGCTTAGTGTTATCTGTGCCGAGGACGGACAAACAGCCATTGCTCTTTTAGAGAGTGCCAACTTTGATATTATCCTCATGGATTTAATGATGCCTTTGATGGATGGATATGAGGCCACAAGACAAATAAGGCAAGGCAACAGTTCTAAATCTAATATCCCAATCATTGCGTTAACAGCGGCGGCCATGGACGGGGAGAAGGAAAAATGTATGGCCGTCGGCATGAATGGCTATTTAGCTAAACCTGTAGGCTATAAAGAGCTGATCGATACCCTAGTCCCATTCTTGGGTGAGAATAGGATACTCAAAATTTCATAA
- a CDS encoding RNA polymerase sigma factor: MGRSSDQIFDELLVIRCQEGDQEATGLLWKRWNPRVIKWSFSFLRDQEEAYEIAQESWISIFKSIHKLKDPALFRFWSYRIVQRRSADFIKKQQRERQAAENAQKELDTEGDSGNDDAVGKMLSSIKALPLLHQEMLRLFYLEKYSIKMMSSLLDLPEGTIKSRLFYARKELKKNIKDN; encoded by the coding sequence ATGGGACGCAGTTCAGATCAAATATTCGATGAGTTACTCGTCATTCGGTGTCAAGAGGGAGATCAAGAGGCCACCGGACTACTATGGAAGCGATGGAACCCTAGAGTAATAAAATGGTCCTTTTCTTTTTTGAGAGATCAAGAAGAAGCCTATGAAATTGCACAGGAAAGTTGGATTTCGATTTTCAAGAGTATTCATAAACTAAAGGACCCTGCACTTTTTCGTTTTTGGTCTTATCGGATCGTTCAGAGACGTTCTGCTGATTTCATTAAAAAGCAACAAAGAGAAAGACAAGCTGCGGAAAACGCTCAGAAAGAACTTGATACCGAGGGTGATTCTGGGAATGATGATGCTGTAGGAAAGATGCTGAGTAGCATCAAAGCATTGCCGCTGCTGCACCAAGAAATGCTACGCTTATTTTATTTGGAGAAATACTCCATTAAAATGATGTCTAGTTTGTTAGACCTGCCAGAAGGAACTATCAAGTCTAGGCTGTTTTATGCGAGAAAAGAATTGAAGAAAAATATTAAAGACAATTAG
- a CDS encoding DUF6768 family protein: protein MSKSDKEVDQLIHEALSQEEAAYFDKMGEQNIPQQLFGLFKGKNRWMNVVMVIMNVVVLAVAFYTFVNMLDTENQDEKLEWMFYTLISFMTMMLFKLWGWNQMDKNVLMREIKRLEYQVSLLKKEK from the coding sequence ATGAGTAAGTCAGATAAAGAAGTAGATCAATTGATTCATGAGGCCTTATCGCAAGAGGAGGCTGCCTATTTCGATAAAATGGGTGAACAAAACATTCCACAGCAACTTTTTGGGCTTTTTAAAGGTAAAAATCGCTGGATGAATGTGGTTATGGTGATTATGAATGTTGTGGTATTGGCAGTTGCGTTTTACACATTCGTTAACATGCTTGATACCGAAAACCAAGATGAAAAGCTTGAGTGGATGTTTTATACCCTTATCTCCTTCATGACCATGATGTTATTTAAACTTTGGGGCTGGAACCAGATGGATAAAAATGTCTTGATGCGCGAAATCAAACGCTTAGAATATCAAGTGTCATTACTTAAAAAGGAGAAATAA
- a CDS encoding TonB-dependent receptor plug domain-containing protein: MSRVSVVLVVFLISFVAASGQSIRFLDFESNAPIEGAVYHVTSLGNGANAQGVTNKEGKGQIAVPFPFIFKVYHLGYQSVADTIHSEAGLDVWLKPSTNQLEDVVVTGQFNPQSARNSIFKVQTIDAVEIKQRGAFNLQEALANQLNIRVSQDLAIGSSTLSLQGISSQNVKILVDGVPLVNRSGNGNGADLSQINLQNIERIEIVEGPMAVNFGANALAGVINLISKKEFKNKTEVNVALQSETAGNELGLDAGRHVQSVSINHRFNQSLSSLISFQHNDFLGFQGDAGFRQHEWNPKQQLTGNALVKYQNDNHSVFYRLDVLDELIEELGAAQNNFLPNGENRPFAIDETYHSKRHSHQIQAEGRLPFLNRYTAFASFSDFERQKRRFTKDILNGNEQLTSGDGDQDTSTYRVWEFGGTGFLSPINNFNLQVGYQISLENVGGGRILSASQGIEEYALYASAEFQPVSKVVFRPGIRYSTNSAFGSQVIPSFQLKLQQSEALQFRFSYGRGFRAPSVRELYFEFVDSNHRIFGNPDLTPETSNHLSINTIGKYKVASKLVEVDLNVFYNTITNQISLGQNINDATSTTYLNIDRFKTIGTTLTQKVSLGQLSANIGLSYIGRFNQVSESEENLERFFYSPEVNANLSYSFPKKRTSLNLFYKYTGRLQTYFTETNDQNQQVISIGEISDFHWLDATIIQPITNVLEVTIGARNILNVININNSGVGGGAHSGGPSVPISFGRSYFLKLSYNPKLK, from the coding sequence ATGTCAAGAGTTTCGGTTGTTTTAGTTGTCTTTCTAATATCCTTTGTTGCTGCATCGGGACAGTCCATTCGCTTTTTGGATTTTGAATCTAATGCCCCCATCGAAGGCGCTGTGTACCATGTGACATCCTTGGGCAACGGAGCCAATGCGCAAGGTGTTACGAACAAAGAGGGAAAGGGCCAAATTGCAGTACCTTTCCCATTTATTTTTAAAGTTTATCACCTAGGCTATCAGTCCGTAGCCGATACAATTCATTCAGAAGCTGGTTTAGATGTTTGGCTAAAACCAAGCACCAACCAGTTAGAAGATGTAGTAGTTACAGGCCAATTCAATCCACAATCAGCACGTAATTCAATCTTCAAAGTCCAAACGATTGATGCAGTAGAGATTAAACAGCGCGGGGCATTTAACTTGCAGGAAGCTCTTGCCAATCAATTAAACATTAGGGTCAGTCAGGATCTTGCCATTGGCAGTTCCACATTGAGTCTACAAGGTATTTCCAGTCAAAATGTTAAGATTTTAGTTGATGGCGTTCCTTTGGTCAATCGTTCAGGAAATGGTAACGGTGCCGACCTAAGTCAGATCAACCTTCAGAATATTGAACGCATCGAGATTGTGGAGGGGCCAATGGCTGTGAATTTCGGCGCCAATGCATTGGCAGGGGTCATTAACCTTATTAGTAAAAAAGAATTTAAAAATAAGACCGAAGTAAACGTAGCGCTTCAAAGTGAGACGGCCGGAAATGAGCTTGGACTAGATGCAGGTCGTCATGTGCAATCAGTGAGTATAAACCATCGCTTTAATCAAAGTTTATCGTCGCTCATAAGTTTTCAACACAATGATTTTCTTGGTTTTCAAGGAGATGCTGGTTTTAGGCAACACGAGTGGAATCCAAAGCAACAGCTGACAGGTAATGCCTTAGTCAAATACCAAAATGATAATCACAGTGTATTCTATCGATTAGATGTATTAGATGAGCTAATAGAAGAATTGGGGGCAGCACAAAATAACTTCTTGCCCAATGGTGAAAATCGACCTTTCGCAATTGATGAAACCTACCACTCCAAACGGCATTCACATCAGATTCAAGCAGAAGGCCGTTTGCCATTTCTCAACAGATATACGGCTTTTGCCTCATTTTCAGACTTTGAAAGACAGAAAAGGCGTTTCACGAAGGATATATTAAATGGTAACGAGCAGCTGACATCCGGCGATGGAGATCAGGATACGAGTACTTACCGTGTATGGGAGTTTGGCGGTACAGGTTTTTTGAGTCCAATCAATAACTTCAATCTACAAGTCGGATACCAAATCTCCTTAGAAAACGTAGGCGGCGGTAGAATTCTTAGTGCAAGCCAAGGCATTGAAGAATATGCACTCTATGCTTCCGCGGAATTTCAGCCAGTTTCAAAGGTTGTTTTTCGGCCGGGAATTAGGTATTCAACTAACAGTGCCTTTGGAAGTCAAGTAATCCCTTCTTTTCAGCTAAAACTACAGCAAAGTGAGGCTTTACAATTCAGGTTCTCTTACGGTAGAGGGTTTAGGGCACCATCTGTTAGAGAATTATACTTTGAGTTTGTTGATTCTAATCACCGAATATTTGGAAACCCTGATTTAACACCCGAAACGTCCAATCATTTGAGCATTAATACGATTGGAAAGTATAAGGTAGCGTCTAAACTGGTAGAGGTAGACTTGAACGTATTCTATAATACCATCACCAACCAAATTTCATTAGGCCAGAATATTAATGACGCAACCAGCACGACTTATCTGAACATCGATCGGTTTAAAACGATCGGTACCACCTTGACGCAGAAAGTGTCTCTGGGGCAACTTAGCGCCAATATCGGGCTTTCTTATATCGGAAGGTTTAATCAAGTTTCTGAGTCAGAGGAGAATTTAGAGCGCTTCTTTTATTCGCCCGAGGTCAATGCCAATCTATCATACAGTTTTCCGAAAAAGCGAACTTCTTTAAACCTCTTTTATAAATATACGGGCCGATTACAAACCTACTTCACAGAGACCAACGATCAGAATCAGCAGGTCATTAGCATAGGGGAGATCAGTGATTTTCATTGGCTTGATGCGACTATCATACAGCCGATCACCAATGTTTTGGAGGTGACTATTGGCGCTCGAAATATTCTAAATGTAATCAACATAAATAATTCAGGAGTGGGTGGAGGGGCCCATTCTGGTGGGCCTTCAGTACCTATTTCTTTCGGAAGGTCATACTTCTTAAAACTAAGCTATAATCCAAAATTAAAATGA
- a CDS encoding HmuY family protein, with protein MIQKRVIYCLSLVALMGLCACSNDSGPSIDPPASGAIIDPAVGGPTQPNQVFIDLSKESQTSVARNAWDLGFYTGSDFRVILNNSSSTLARPIQKVELNDVSAADTVGFGVQLNIDAIFGALFGPPPVWLPEAKTWSDDPSGDLTKTAIDEISDTAEDNPVYIINRGKNPDGSPRGWMKVRTLRNGEGYTLQYAEINATSYQELNVSKRDDIDFVAVSFDTGIITTIPERNDWDFAFTIFTDLLTVGPGTSIPYAIRDYVISNRNGVEVAQVEVTGEIGYDNFSYGQIGSVDFSTAISAIGNGWRNVAQPGSNIETGVKEGIFYVVKDTSGNYYKLRFTRLVDAQSGERGNPQFQYDLLEE; from the coding sequence ATGATACAAAAGAGAGTAATTTATTGCCTATCACTAGTCGCTTTAATGGGACTTTGTGCCTGTTCGAATGATAGTGGGCCGAGCATTGATCCACCAGCGAGTGGCGCCATTATAGACCCTGCGGTAGGTGGTCCGACACAACCGAATCAAGTCTTTATTGATCTGTCGAAAGAAAGTCAAACGTCCGTGGCTCGGAATGCCTGGGACCTTGGGTTTTATACAGGGTCGGACTTCAGAGTCATATTGAATAATTCATCGAGTACACTGGCAAGGCCCATTCAAAAGGTCGAACTAAATGATGTTTCAGCGGCGGATACTGTAGGTTTTGGCGTACAGCTAAATATAGATGCAATTTTTGGTGCCCTTTTTGGCCCACCACCAGTGTGGCTTCCTGAAGCGAAGACTTGGTCTGATGATCCAAGCGGAGACCTTACAAAAACGGCTATTGACGAAATTTCAGACACAGCCGAAGATAACCCTGTTTACATCATAAATAGAGGAAAGAATCCTGACGGTTCGCCTAGAGGTTGGATGAAGGTCAGAACCTTAAGAAATGGCGAAGGATACACATTACAGTATGCCGAAATCAATGCTACTTCTTACCAAGAATTGAATGTTTCTAAGCGTGATGATATTGATTTCGTAGCGGTCAGCTTTGATACTGGTATTATCACGACCATACCAGAGAGAAATGATTGGGATTTTGCCTTTACAATCTTTACCGATCTTTTAACGGTAGGTCCTGGAACATCTATTCCATATGCGATAAGAGACTATGTAATAAGTAATCGAAATGGAGTAGAAGTGGCTCAGGTTGAGGTAACAGGAGAAATTGGCTACGATAATTTCTCATATGGCCAGATTGGTAGTGTAGATTTTTCAACCGCCATATCTGCCATAGGCAATGGTTGGAGGAATGTAGCACAGCCAGGGTCAAATATTGAAACAGGGGTTAAAGAAGGGATCTTTTACGTGGTGAAAGACACAAGCGGAAATTATTACAAACTGCGATTCACCAGACTCGTAGACGCTCAGTCTGGCGAAAGAGGAAACCCTCAATTCCAATACGATTTATTAGAAGAGTAA
- a CDS encoding DUF6607 family protein — MKQLLIIALCLMSLSALGQSKKKQDLAAIKEMCGCYKVKFTFAETFAPDRRYEFHKNYKSKGLEWVQLVEDDKNKVSLQHLLIVAPKTIVKHWRQDWLYQNTALYTYDKDNSWKYKELPKKEVKGQWTQKVYQVDGSLRYEGSASWVHVDGRHYWENTADSPLPRREYSKRSDYNLMVRTNRQEITEDGWIHEQDNDKVIRSEKGDKLLAEEKGWNTYTKVDDSECKDAQEWWAKNERYWSDVRKVWDELFAAQETLTFKDKVEEKSLFEKIFALGDKAVGADVYNSESVRKEVKAIIAAFQE; from the coding sequence ATGAAACAGCTATTGATTATAGCCCTGTGTCTGATGAGTCTGTCAGCACTGGGCCAAAGTAAGAAGAAACAAGATTTGGCGGCGATTAAAGAGATGTGCGGCTGCTATAAAGTCAAGTTCACTTTTGCCGAAACTTTTGCGCCAGACAGGCGCTATGAGTTTCACAAAAATTATAAATCAAAAGGCTTAGAATGGGTTCAGTTAGTAGAAGACGACAAGAACAAAGTCTCTCTACAACACTTACTGATTGTAGCGCCAAAAACGATCGTGAAGCACTGGAGGCAGGATTGGCTTTATCAGAACACCGCACTTTATACTTACGACAAAGACAATAGCTGGAAGTATAAGGAACTTCCTAAAAAAGAAGTGAAAGGGCAGTGGACACAGAAGGTTTATCAGGTAGATGGTAGCCTGAGATACGAAGGTTCAGCGAGTTGGGTCCACGTAGATGGTAGACACTACTGGGAAAATACAGCAGATTCTCCGTTGCCAAGACGAGAGTATTCCAAGCGATCGGATTACAACCTGATGGTGAGAACCAATCGTCAGGAGATAACCGAGGATGGCTGGATTCATGAGCAAGACAACGACAAGGTAATCAGGTCTGAAAAGGGCGATAAGTTGTTGGCAGAGGAGAAAGGATGGAATACTTATACGAAAGTAGATGATAGCGAATGCAAAGATGCCCAAGAATGGTGGGCAAAAAATGAGCGGTATTGGTCTGACGTGAGAAAAGTTTGGGATGAGCTTTTCGCGGCTCAAGAAACGCTAACATTTAAAGACAAAGTAGAGGAGAAAAGCTTATTCGAAAAGATATTTGCACTAGGTGATAAAGCCGTTGGAGCCGATGTTTATAACAGCGAAAGCGTTCGAAAAGAAGTGAAGGCGATAATTGCTGCCTTTCAAGAGTAA